Proteins encoded together in one Muntiacus reevesi chromosome 22, mMunRee1.1, whole genome shotgun sequence window:
- the BLOC1S4 gene encoding biogenesis of lysosome-related organelles complex 1 subunit 4, translating to MEDFPPSCGAVGEESVEEAEAQVAAWSGDSGNVSQSHSSASGPWEDEGPESGAPSRDPPLLRRAAAGYASCLLPGAGARAEIEALDASLEDLLTRVDEFVGMLDMLRGDSSHVVGEGVPLIYAKATEMRRVYSKIDRLEAFVGMVSASVARLEEQVARAEAELGTFPSTFRKLLHTINVPSFFHKAPSGRSQLTGYEPPVVFRTEDHFPCCSERPQV from the coding sequence ATGGAGGATTTCCCGCCGAGTTGCGGGGCTGTTGGTGAGGAGTCGGTCGAGGAGGCCGAGGCCCAGGTGGCGGCCTGGAGTGGGGACAGCGGCAATGTGTCGCAGAGCCACAGCAGCGCCTCGGGGCCGTGGGAGGACGAGGGCCCGGAGTCGGGCGCGCCGAGCCGGGACCCGCCGCTGCTGCGCCGCGCCGCCGCGGGCTACGCCTCCTGCCTGCTGCCTGGCGCGGGGGCGCGGGCCGAGATCGAGGCGCTGGACGCTAGCCTGGAGGACCTGCTCACCAGGGTGGACGAGTTTGTGGGCATGCTGGACATGCTGCGCGGCGACTCCTCTCACGTAGTCGGCGAGGGCGTGCCTCTCATTTACGCCAAGGCCACCGAGATGCGGCGAGTCTACAGCAAGATCGACCGCCTGGAGGCCTTTGTGGGCATGGTCAGCGCCAGCGTAGCCAGGCTGGAGGAGCAGGTCGCCAGGGCGGAGGCCGAGCTGGGGACGTTCCCCAGTACGTTCAGGAAACTGCTGCACACGATTAACGTTCCCTCGTTTTTCCACAAGGCGCCCTCCGGCAGGTCCCAGCTGACCGGCTACGAACCCCCCGTCGTCTTTCGGACGGAAGACCACTTTCCCTGTTGCAGCGAAAGACCTCAGGTCTGA